The following are from one region of the Amycolatopsis sp. QT-25 genome:
- a CDS encoding MFS transporter, with protein sequence MRRDSLFFHADFRRLWAGDTASQVGAFAGQTVLPLLAATVLAATPFQMGVLTAAETIAFLIIGLPAGVWVDRLRRRTLMLRADFVRAALLLTIPLAWWAGVLSLTQLIVVATLVGVATVFFDVAYQSYLPSLVGREQLLEGNAKLQASQSVAFLTGPGVGGGLVQLAGAANAVLTTGLGFLTSALCLLRIRTVEEVPERHEDAKLLPQIAEGLRFVFTDAALRSIVACTATANLFNGAFTAVEILFLNRELGLPPAAVGLVLATGGLGGILGAILAGALTRRIGQARSIWLVPLLTWPFQLLLPLAAPGRRIVLFPVALAIAGFGIIVYNVAQVSYRQAVCPDRLLGRMNASVRFVVWGMLPLGALIGGVLGEAIGIRGTLWFVAVGETAALLWVVFSPIRKLGDLPTEPVAV encoded by the coding sequence GTGCGCAGAGACTCCCTCTTCTTCCACGCGGACTTCCGGCGGCTCTGGGCGGGCGATACGGCCAGCCAGGTGGGCGCCTTCGCCGGTCAGACCGTGCTCCCCTTGCTCGCGGCCACCGTGCTGGCCGCCACGCCGTTCCAGATGGGAGTGCTGACCGCGGCCGAGACGATCGCCTTCCTGATCATCGGGCTGCCGGCCGGGGTGTGGGTGGACCGCCTGCGGCGGCGGACGCTGATGCTGCGGGCCGACTTCGTCCGCGCCGCGTTGCTGCTGACCATTCCGCTCGCCTGGTGGGCGGGGGTCCTGTCGCTGACGCAGTTGATCGTGGTCGCCACCCTCGTCGGCGTCGCGACGGTGTTCTTCGATGTCGCGTACCAGTCATATCTGCCGTCATTGGTGGGCCGGGAACAGCTGCTGGAAGGCAACGCGAAACTCCAGGCCAGCCAGTCGGTGGCGTTCCTGACCGGCCCCGGCGTCGGCGGCGGGCTGGTCCAGCTCGCGGGTGCGGCCAACGCGGTGCTGACGACCGGGCTGGGCTTCCTGACCTCCGCGCTGTGCCTGCTGCGGATCCGCACCGTCGAAGAGGTGCCCGAGCGGCATGAGGACGCGAAGCTGCTTCCCCAGATCGCCGAGGGTCTGCGGTTCGTGTTCACCGACGCCGCCCTGCGCTCGATCGTCGCCTGCACCGCGACCGCCAACCTGTTCAACGGTGCCTTCACCGCGGTGGAGATCCTGTTCCTGAACCGGGAACTGGGCCTGCCGCCGGCGGCCGTCGGTCTCGTTCTGGCGACCGGTGGCCTGGGCGGGATCCTCGGGGCGATCCTGGCCGGGGCCCTGACCCGGCGGATCGGTCAGGCGCGGTCGATCTGGCTGGTCCCCCTGCTGACCTGGCCGTTCCAGCTACTGCTCCCGCTCGCCGCGCCGGGCCGGCGAATCGTGCTGTTCCCCGTCGCCTTGGCGATCGCCGGGTTCGGGATCATCGTCTACAACGTCGCGCAGGTCTCGTACCGGCAAGCCGTGTGCCCGGACCGGCTGCTCGGCCGGATGAACGCCAGTGTGCGGTTCGTCGTCTGGGGGATGCTGCCGCTCGGCGCGCTGATCGGCGGCGTGCTCGGGGAGGCGATCGGGATCCGGGGAACGCTCTGGTTCGTCGCCGTCGGCGAGACGGCCGCGCTGCTGTGGGTGGTCTTCTCGCCGATTCGGAAGCTTGGCGACCTTCCCACGGAGCCGGTCGCGGTCTAG
- a CDS encoding winged helix-turn-helix domain-containing protein: MPTPRRAATEAEIAAMASGIRLRIIRLTYSEALTNKELAERLDRDPATTLHHVRKLVDTGFLEALPVRRGTRGAKEIPYRSTGLSWHLDSRDRGIDQAIFEAYLAEIADVGFDEVQQTRMVVQVPDEQVAEFEARLMELVDDFISRPVDPDAKRTAIYLSKYPSR, from the coding sequence GTGCCCACTCCACGACGCGCCGCCACCGAGGCCGAGATCGCCGCCATGGCCTCCGGAATAAGGCTGCGCATCATCCGGTTGACGTACTCGGAGGCGCTGACCAACAAGGAACTCGCCGAACGGCTCGATCGCGATCCCGCGACGACGCTGCACCACGTGCGCAAGCTCGTCGACACCGGGTTCCTCGAAGCGCTCCCGGTGAGACGCGGCACGCGCGGCGCGAAGGAAATTCCGTATCGCTCGACCGGGTTGTCCTGGCATCTTGATTCCCGCGACAGGGGGATCGACCAGGCGATCTTCGAGGCCTACCTGGCCGAGATCGCCGACGTGGGATTCGACGAGGTGCAGCAGACACGCATGGTCGTCCAGGTACCGGACGAGCAGGTCGCGGAGTTCGAAGCACGGCTCATGGAGCTCGTCGACGACTTCATCTCCCGGCCGGTCGACCCGGACGCGAAACGCACGGCCATCTACTTGTCGAAGTATCCGAGCAGGTAA
- the hflX gene encoding GTPase HflX, which yields MTELTHNDLNDDMDPSTGELELEDRASLRRVAGLSTELADVTEVEYRQLRLERVVLVGVWTEGSALQSEASLAELARLAETAGSEVLEGLVQRRIRPDPATYIGSGKVKELREIVAATGADTVICDGELSPGQLRQLEEKVKVKVIDRTALILDIFAQHARSKEGKAQVELAQLQYLIPRLRGWGAALSRQAGGRAGGANGGVGLRGPGETKLETDRRRISKRVSKLRREIAAMDTIRETKRGRRVANEVPSVAIVGYTNAGKSSLLNALTGAGVLVEDALFATLDPTTRRAQTPDGRTYTLTDTVGFVRHLPHQLVDAFRSTLEEAASADLLVHVVDGSDPTPEEQVNAVREVLAEITKRRSEPLPPELLVINKTDAADEVSLARLRHQMAGSVQVSARAGTGIAELAEVIAERLPRPEVVVEVLIPYSRGELVSRAHADGEVLEEEHVETGTRLVVRGRPELAAALSDFQTNDSAL from the coding sequence ATGACGGAACTGACACACAACGATCTGAACGACGACATGGACCCTTCGACCGGCGAACTGGAGCTCGAGGACCGCGCCTCGCTCCGCCGGGTAGCGGGCCTGTCCACCGAACTCGCGGATGTCACCGAGGTCGAATACCGGCAGTTGCGCCTGGAACGCGTCGTTCTGGTCGGTGTGTGGACCGAGGGCAGCGCCCTCCAGTCCGAGGCCTCGCTCGCCGAACTCGCCCGGCTCGCCGAAACGGCGGGCTCCGAAGTGCTGGAAGGCCTGGTGCAGCGGCGGATCCGCCCGGATCCCGCCACCTACATCGGCTCGGGCAAGGTCAAGGAACTGCGTGAGATCGTGGCGGCCACCGGTGCCGACACGGTGATCTGCGACGGTGAGCTCTCACCCGGCCAGCTGCGCCAGCTGGAGGAGAAGGTCAAGGTGAAGGTCATCGACCGCACCGCCCTGATCCTCGACATCTTCGCCCAGCACGCCCGCTCCAAGGAGGGCAAGGCGCAGGTCGAGCTGGCCCAGCTGCAGTACCTGATCCCGCGGCTTCGCGGATGGGGTGCGGCGCTGTCCCGGCAGGCCGGTGGCCGGGCGGGCGGCGCCAACGGTGGTGTCGGTCTGCGTGGTCCCGGTGAGACCAAACTCGAAACGGACCGGCGGCGGATCAGCAAGCGGGTGTCGAAACTGCGGCGCGAGATCGCCGCGATGGACACCATCCGCGAGACCAAACGCGGTCGACGGGTGGCCAACGAGGTGCCGAGCGTCGCGATCGTCGGCTACACCAACGCCGGCAAGTCGAGCCTGCTCAACGCGCTGACCGGGGCCGGCGTGCTGGTCGAGGACGCGCTGTTCGCCACCCTGGATCCGACGACCCGGCGGGCGCAGACCCCGGACGGCCGCACCTACACGCTGACCGACACCGTCGGTTTCGTCCGTCACCTGCCGCACCAGCTGGTGGACGCGTTCAGGTCGACGCTGGAGGAAGCGGCGAGTGCCGACCTGCTCGTCCACGTCGTCGACGGTTCCGACCCGACGCCGGAAGAGCAGGTCAACGCGGTACGCGAAGTGCTCGCCGAGATCACGAAGCGCCGCTCCGAGCCGCTCCCGCCGGAGCTGCTGGTGATCAACAAGACCGATGCCGCCGACGAGGTGTCGCTGGCCCGGTTGCGGCACCAGATGGCCGGTTCGGTGCAGGTGTCGGCGCGGGCCGGTACCGGGATCGCGGAGCTGGCCGAGGTGATCGCGGAACGGCTGCCGAGGCCGGAAGTCGTGGTCGAGGTGCTGATCCCGTACTCACGAGGTGAACTCGTCTCCCGGGCCCACGCCGACGGCGAAGTGCTGGAGGAAGAGCACGTCGAGACCGGTACGCGCCTGGTCGTCCGCGGCAGGCCCGAACTGGCCGCGGCGCTGAGCGATTTCCAGACGAACGACTCGGCTCTGTAA
- the lexA gene encoding transcriptional repressor LexA, with protein MRSLPEVNEVDETLTVRQQQVLDVIKLWVSRFGYPPSVREIGEAVGLTSTSSVSHQLQALQRKGYLRRDPNRPRAVGVLAATDDNPMGIDVEQPQSAAKAAYVPLVGRIAAGGPVLAEQAIEDVFPLPREIVGEGELFLLSVTGDSMVDAAITDGDWVVVRQQPTADPGEIVAAMIDGEATVKTFKRKDGHIWLMPHNEAYEPIPGDDATILGKVVAVLRRL; from the coding sequence GTGCGCTCCTTGCCCGAGGTTAACGAGGTGGACGAGACCCTGACCGTGCGACAGCAGCAGGTGCTCGACGTGATCAAGCTGTGGGTGAGCCGGTTCGGCTACCCGCCGAGTGTGCGTGAGATCGGCGAGGCGGTCGGGCTGACCTCCACTTCGTCGGTGTCGCACCAGTTGCAGGCCCTGCAGCGCAAGGGTTATCTGCGACGCGATCCGAACCGCCCGCGTGCGGTCGGTGTGCTCGCCGCGACGGACGACAACCCGATGGGCATCGACGTCGAGCAGCCGCAGTCGGCCGCGAAGGCCGCGTACGTGCCGCTCGTCGGGCGGATCGCCGCCGGTGGGCCGGTGCTGGCGGAGCAGGCGATCGAAGACGTCTTCCCGCTGCCGCGGGAGATCGTCGGTGAGGGTGAGCTCTTCCTGCTCAGCGTCACCGGTGACTCGATGGTCGACGCCGCCATCACCGATGGCGACTGGGTCGTCGTGCGCCAGCAGCCCACGGCCGACCCCGGCGAGATCGTGGCCGCGATGATCGACGGCGAGGCGACGGTCAAGACGTTCAAGCGCAAGGACGGCCACATCTGGCTGATGCCGCACAACGAGGCGTACGAACCCATCCCGGGTGACGACGCCACGATCCTCGGCAAGGTCGTCGCCGTTCTTCGCAGGCTGTAG
- a CDS encoding LysM peptidoglycan-binding domain-containing protein: protein MSILADRGLARPSSPGPVPAGLTRPVRVVRGGRAEPLRPPTRARVVASRRPGVATASPACPAPRRLPLRWPSLVAMALLVAAVVTGSGLFFAGVPGAAVPERTITVSVSAGETLSGLAARFAPGSDTGAVVAKIKELNSLEDVVLVPGLPLTVPVAAEVAEGGR, encoded by the coding sequence ATGTCGATTCTGGCCGATCGAGGACTGGCGCGGCCCAGTTCCCCCGGGCCCGTTCCGGCAGGGTTGACCAGGCCCGTGCGGGTGGTCCGGGGCGGGCGTGCCGAACCTTTGCGTCCTCCGACCAGGGCACGGGTCGTGGCGAGCCGTCGTCCGGGTGTGGCCACCGCCTCCCCGGCGTGCCCGGCGCCGAGGCGGCTGCCGCTCAGGTGGCCGTCGCTCGTCGCGATGGCCTTGCTCGTCGCCGCGGTGGTCACCGGATCGGGTCTGTTCTTCGCCGGCGTCCCGGGCGCCGCGGTGCCCGAACGGACCATCACGGTGTCCGTTTCGGCGGGGGAGACGCTGTCCGGCCTCGCGGCCCGTTTCGCGCCAGGCAGCGACACCGGCGCGGTGGTGGCCAAGATCAAGGAACTCAACTCCCTGGAAGACGTCGTCCTCGTGCCAGGGTTGCCCCTCACGGTCCCGGTCGCGGCCGAGGTCGCGGAGGGTGGGAGGTGA
- the nrdR gene encoding transcriptional regulator NrdR → MRCPFCRHADSRVVDSREVDEGQAIRRRRSCAACGRRFTTSETMVLAVVKRSGVTEQFSRDKVVRGVRRACQGRPVDDDALQQLAQRVEESIRSAGLAEIPSHEVGLAILGPLRELDGVAYLRFASVYRSFSSVEDFEKEISDLREAMAATPDESDQDAKDG, encoded by the coding sequence ATGAGGTGCCCGTTCTGCCGGCATGCGGACTCTCGGGTCGTCGACTCCCGAGAGGTGGATGAGGGACAAGCGATTCGGCGAAGGCGCTCATGCGCCGCTTGCGGTCGTCGCTTCACCACCTCTGAGACGATGGTGCTCGCCGTCGTCAAACGATCCGGGGTCACCGAGCAGTTCAGCCGGGACAAGGTGGTCCGGGGGGTGCGTCGCGCCTGCCAGGGCAGGCCGGTCGACGACGACGCGCTGCAGCAGCTCGCGCAGCGGGTCGAGGAGTCGATCCGGTCGGCGGGGCTGGCGGAGATCCCGAGTCATGAGGTCGGCCTGGCGATCCTGGGCCCCCTGCGTGAACTCGATGGCGTCGCCTACCTCCGGTTCGCCAGCGTCTACCGCTCCTTCTCCTCGGTCGAGGATTTCGAGAAGGAGATCTCGGACCTCCGCGAGGCCATGGCTGCCACACCGGACGAGAGCGATCAAGACGCGAAAGACGGCTGA
- a CDS encoding vitamin B12-dependent ribonucleotide reductase, with protein MTETVGTDNPATPRTSGKKKQAGGLAVRRVFTTEGVHPYDQVTWEHRDVVMTNWRDGTINFEQRGVEFPGFWSVNATNIVTSKYFRGAVGSAQREQSLKQLIDRVVRSYVDAGREHGYFASPADAEVFEHELTWMLLHQVFSFNSPVWFNVGTTSKQQVSACFILSVDDTMESILNWYREEGLIFKGGSGAGLNLSRIRSSRELLSSGGTASGPVSFMRGADASAGTIKSGGATRRAAKMVVLDVDHPDVEEFVRTKAREEEKIKVLRDAGFDMDLSGADITSVQYQNANNSVRVSDEFMQAVETRGDFGLRSRTSGEVIDRVDAKKLFRAIAQAAWECADPGLQYDDTINDWHTCPESGRITASNPCSEYMHLDNSSCNLASLNLLKFATEDGGFDAPLFAKAVELVITAMDISICFADFPTEAIGDTTRKFRQLGIGYANLGALLMALGHAYDSEGGRALAAAITSLMTGVSYRRSAELAAVVGPYEGYARNAEAHQRVMRKHAAANELVRTYHANDAAVRALATQEWKRGIELGEADGWRNAQASVLAPTGTIGFMMDCDTTGIEPDFSLVKFKKLVGGGSMQIVNQTVPRALSALGYQAEQSEAIVEYVAQHGHVVDAPGLRPEHYEVFDCAVGERSIAPMGHVRMMAAVQPFLSGAISKTVNMPESATVEEVEEIYFQGWKYGLKALAIYRDNCKVGQPLSTGKNEKAAPEPEKVVEYRPVRKRLPKKRPSQTVSFTVGGAEGYLHAGSYPDDGLGEIFVKLGKQGSTLAGVMDAFSMSISVGLQHGIPLEFYVSKFSNLRFEPAGMTDDPDIRIATSVMDYLFRRLALDYLPYEKRSQLGIFTADERSAQVEANYGATPAAEPENVDLDALRSTVDSSTAAPAKVAHSTAELVELNLGTASDAPLCMTCGTKMRPAGSCYACEGCGATSGCS; from the coding sequence ATGACCGAGACCGTGGGAACAGACAACCCGGCCACACCGCGGACGAGTGGGAAGAAGAAGCAGGCGGGCGGGCTCGCCGTGCGCCGGGTCTTCACCACCGAGGGCGTCCACCCGTACGACCAGGTCACCTGGGAGCACCGGGACGTCGTGATGACGAACTGGCGCGACGGCACGATCAACTTCGAGCAACGCGGGGTCGAGTTCCCCGGCTTCTGGTCGGTCAACGCGACCAACATCGTCACCAGCAAGTACTTCCGTGGTGCCGTCGGCTCGGCCCAGCGCGAGCAGAGCCTCAAGCAGCTGATCGACCGCGTCGTCCGCTCCTACGTCGACGCGGGCCGCGAACACGGCTATTTCGCGAGTCCCGCCGACGCCGAGGTCTTCGAGCACGAACTGACCTGGATGCTGCTGCACCAGGTGTTCAGCTTCAACTCGCCGGTGTGGTTCAACGTCGGCACGACGTCGAAGCAGCAGGTCTCGGCGTGTTTCATCCTTTCGGTCGACGACACCATGGAGTCGATCCTCAACTGGTATCGCGAAGAGGGCCTGATCTTCAAGGGCGGCTCCGGTGCCGGGCTGAACCTCTCCCGCATCCGTTCCTCGCGTGAGCTGCTGTCCTCCGGTGGCACCGCGTCCGGTCCGGTCTCCTTCATGCGCGGTGCCGACGCCTCCGCGGGCACCATCAAATCCGGTGGCGCCACCCGTCGCGCGGCGAAGATGGTCGTCCTCGACGTCGACCACCCGGACGTCGAGGAGTTCGTGCGGACCAAGGCCCGTGAAGAGGAGAAGATCAAGGTTCTCCGCGACGCCGGGTTCGACATGGACCTTTCCGGTGCGGACATCACCTCCGTGCAGTACCAGAACGCGAACAACTCGGTCCGGGTCTCCGACGAGTTCATGCAGGCCGTCGAGACCCGGGGCGACTTCGGCCTGCGATCGCGGACGAGCGGTGAGGTCATCGACCGCGTCGACGCCAAGAAGCTGTTCCGCGCCATCGCGCAGGCCGCCTGGGAATGCGCCGATCCGGGGCTGCAGTACGACGACACGATCAACGACTGGCACACCTGCCCCGAATCGGGCCGGATCACCGCGTCCAACCCGTGTTCGGAGTACATGCACCTGGACAACTCCAGCTGCAACCTCGCCTCGCTGAATCTGCTCAAGTTCGCCACCGAGGACGGCGGTTTCGACGCGCCACTGTTCGCGAAGGCCGTCGAGCTGGTCATCACCGCCATGGACATCTCGATCTGCTTCGCCGACTTCCCGACCGAGGCGATCGGCGACACCACCCGTAAGTTCCGCCAGCTGGGTATCGGCTACGCGAACCTCGGCGCGCTGCTGATGGCGCTCGGACACGCGTACGACTCCGAAGGCGGCCGCGCGCTCGCCGCCGCGATCACCTCTTTGATGACAGGCGTTTCGTACCGGCGCTCCGCCGAACTCGCCGCGGTCGTCGGGCCGTACGAGGGCTATGCGCGCAACGCCGAGGCACACCAGCGGGTCATGCGCAAGCACGCCGCCGCCAACGAACTGGTGCGGACCTACCACGCGAACGACGCCGCGGTCCGCGCGCTCGCGACGCAGGAATGGAAGCGCGGCATCGAACTGGGCGAGGCAGACGGCTGGCGCAACGCGCAGGCGTCGGTGCTGGCACCCACCGGCACCATCGGCTTCATGATGGACTGCGACACGACCGGCATCGAGCCGGACTTCTCGCTGGTCAAGTTCAAGAAGCTGGTCGGCGGCGGTTCGATGCAGATCGTCAACCAGACCGTCCCGCGAGCCCTGTCCGCGCTCGGCTACCAGGCCGAACAGAGCGAAGCGATCGTCGAGTACGTCGCCCAGCACGGTCACGTCGTCGACGCCCCCGGCCTGCGCCCGGAGCACTACGAGGTGTTCGACTGCGCGGTGGGGGAGCGGTCCATCGCACCGATGGGGCATGTCCGGATGATGGCCGCGGTGCAGCCGTTCCTGTCCGGCGCGATCTCCAAGACGGTCAACATGCCGGAGTCGGCGACCGTCGAAGAGGTCGAGGAAATCTACTTCCAGGGCTGGAAGTACGGCCTCAAGGCGCTCGCGATCTACCGCGACAACTGCAAGGTCGGTCAGCCGCTGTCCACCGGCAAAAACGAGAAGGCCGCCCCCGAGCCGGAAAAGGTCGTCGAGTACCGGCCGGTTCGCAAACGCCTGCCGAAAAAGCGCCCGAGCCAGACGGTGTCGTTCACCGTCGGGGGCGCCGAGGGCTACCTGCACGCCGGTTCGTACCCGGACGACGGGCTCGGCGAGATCTTCGTGAAGCTCGGCAAGCAGGGTTCGACCCTGGCGGGCGTGATGGACGCGTTCTCGATGTCGATCTCGGTCGGCCTGCAGCACGGCATCCCGCTGGAGTTCTACGTTTCGAAGTTCTCCAATCTGCGCTTCGAACCCGCCGGCATGACCGACGACCCGGACATCCGGATCGCCACCAGCGTCATGGACTACCTGTTCCGCAGGCTGGCGCTGGACTACCTGCCGTACGAGAAGCGTTCTCAGCTCGGCATCTTCACCGCCGACGAGCGCTCGGCGCAGGTCGAGGCGAACTACGGCGCCACGCCCGCCGCGGAACCGGAAAACGTCGACCTCGACGCCCTTCGGTCCACTGTGGACTCGTCCACGGCCGCTCCCGCCAAGGTGGCGCACTCGACGGCGGAACTGGTGGAACTGAACCTCGGCACCGCCTCCGACGCGCCGCTCTGCATGACCTGCGGCACCAAGATGCGGCCCGCCGGCTCCTGCTATGCCTGTGAAGGCTGCGGAGCGACGTCCGGCTGTAGCTGA
- a CDS encoding DoxX family protein gives MSTAYLALAIVTIVINAGIAAADFARIPFVLKNSAEVDVPQSWIPPLASLKAAGAAGLLFGLLGVPYIGTAAAAGLVLFYVGAVLTHVRARVLYNIAFPTGFLALAVATLVLDLAQAR, from the coding sequence ATGTCCACTGCCTATCTCGCCCTGGCCATCGTGACGATCGTGATCAACGCCGGGATCGCCGCCGCCGACTTCGCGCGGATCCCGTTCGTCCTGAAGAACTCCGCCGAGGTCGACGTGCCTCAGTCCTGGATCCCGCCGCTGGCCTCGCTGAAGGCCGCGGGCGCGGCCGGACTGCTGTTCGGCCTGCTCGGCGTGCCGTACATCGGAACCGCGGCCGCCGCCGGGCTCGTGCTGTTCTACGTCGGCGCCGTCCTCACCCACGTGCGCGCCCGCGTCCTCTACAACATCGCCTTCCCCACCGGATTTCTCGCGCTGGCGGTGGCAACCTTGGTCCTCGATCTCGCTCAGGCCAGATAG
- a CDS encoding XRE family transcriptional regulator: MEWADVGERVRESRLAAGMSQAELASAVGLERTKIAKIESGGRQIDALELAKLAAALKVPMGHFLREQPTVLSRRTSLVDDTDSALSRDSYRLEAKLMAWLDDIRQVVALGLLEPRKAAVYDRTVTDSQDAREAALWLRNRQGLGQEPIRSLMAECERVGQYVLVSDLPGDGASLMEGEFGVSVVSRLAEPGRRRATAAHELGHLVLGDEYSTDLGVSTSREDRERVIDAFAAEFLLPSEVLEQVVKSDLRSELIKLSAVFRTSWSLTVRQAGHVGLLDGGRVTKWFSDAPTRAELRDAVGWVPQPDLEGVRVPPSYAHAVHGGFATALRHACESRRAHARRGRDRRSAGGRNR; this comes from the coding sequence GTGGAATGGGCTGATGTGGGCGAGCGCGTCCGGGAGAGCAGGCTGGCGGCGGGCATGTCGCAAGCCGAGCTGGCGAGCGCCGTCGGGTTGGAGCGCACGAAGATCGCCAAGATCGAGTCCGGGGGACGGCAGATCGATGCGCTCGAGCTGGCGAAGCTGGCCGCCGCACTGAAGGTGCCCATGGGGCACTTCCTTCGCGAGCAGCCGACTGTGCTGTCGCGGCGGACCAGCCTGGTCGACGACACGGACAGCGCCCTCTCCAGGGATTCCTACCGGCTGGAGGCCAAGTTGATGGCCTGGCTGGACGACATTCGCCAGGTCGTGGCCCTCGGCCTTCTCGAGCCGCGCAAGGCGGCGGTGTACGACCGAACCGTCACAGACTCGCAGGACGCACGGGAAGCCGCCTTGTGGCTCAGGAACAGGCAGGGTCTCGGACAGGAACCGATCCGGTCTCTGATGGCAGAGTGTGAACGAGTGGGGCAGTACGTCCTCGTGTCGGACCTTCCCGGCGACGGGGCGTCGCTGATGGAGGGGGAGTTCGGCGTGTCCGTCGTCAGCAGGCTGGCTGAGCCGGGAAGGCGTAGGGCGACCGCCGCCCATGAGCTGGGGCACTTGGTATTGGGGGACGAGTACTCGACCGATCTCGGGGTGTCGACTTCGCGCGAAGACAGGGAGCGTGTCATCGACGCGTTCGCGGCGGAGTTCCTGCTTCCGTCCGAAGTGCTGGAGCAGGTGGTCAAGAGCGATCTGCGTAGCGAATTGATCAAGCTGTCCGCGGTTTTCCGCACTTCGTGGTCGCTTACGGTGCGCCAGGCCGGTCACGTCGGTCTGCTCGACGGAGGTCGAGTGACGAAGTGGTTCTCCGACGCGCCGACGAGGGCGGAGCTCAGGGATGCCGTCGGATGGGTGCCGCAACCCGACCTCGAAGGGGTACGGGTTCCTCCCAGTTATGCCCACGCGGTGCATGGAGGCTTTGCGACAGCACTTCGTCACGCCTGCGAGAGCCGTCGAGCTCATGCACGGAGAGGTCGAGATCGAAGATCTGCCGGAGGTCGAAACAGGTAG
- a CDS encoding DUF2293 domain-containing protein: MQGETKLGQRVVETAEKLLSKRKSVTALDILSGIGWLPDNVLTSWQQGRIPELSTALPVSTEKLNFALGTLAAWAKEKALESSEIEHVGATRDRAVLRATSGELAGLEPLFRTQWLMPGLSEAKRAQVLARQRKAPDLVVSVALKDWTCAECGGTGDLLFMENEKPHCLDCADLGHLVFLPSGDTALTRRAKKASRLSAVVVRFDRSRKRSERQGLLVEDAALRAAEEQCLADEDVRERRRGRDRERRAEEDVEFTARFHEAITEMFPGCPPDRARAIAEHAGQRGSGRVGRSAAGRELAERAVFLAVVASIRHLDTEYDDLLMAGMERQAARDRIHSTIEAVLDRWRA; encoded by the coding sequence ATGCAGGGTGAGACGAAATTGGGACAGCGCGTCGTGGAGACGGCGGAGAAGCTGCTGTCCAAACGGAAATCGGTGACCGCGCTCGACATCTTGAGCGGGATCGGCTGGCTGCCGGACAACGTCCTCACCAGTTGGCAGCAGGGCCGGATCCCCGAGTTGTCCACCGCCTTGCCGGTGAGCACGGAGAAATTGAACTTCGCCCTCGGCACGCTTGCAGCGTGGGCGAAGGAAAAGGCTCTTGAAAGCTCGGAGATCGAGCATGTCGGCGCGACCCGTGACCGGGCGGTCCTCCGGGCGACTTCGGGTGAACTGGCCGGTCTCGAACCGCTGTTCCGGACGCAGTGGCTCATGCCGGGACTGTCCGAAGCCAAGCGGGCGCAAGTCCTCGCCCGGCAACGGAAAGCACCGGATCTCGTCGTCTCCGTGGCACTGAAGGACTGGACGTGCGCCGAGTGCGGCGGCACCGGCGACCTGCTGTTCATGGAGAACGAAAAGCCGCACTGCCTCGATTGCGCCGACCTCGGCCACCTGGTCTTCCTGCCCTCGGGCGACACCGCGCTGACCCGCCGGGCCAAGAAGGCGAGCCGGCTTTCCGCCGTCGTCGTCCGCTTCGACCGGTCGAGGAAACGCAGCGAGCGGCAAGGACTCCTGGTCGAGGACGCGGCGTTGCGCGCCGCCGAAGAACAGTGTCTCGCGGACGAGGACGTCCGGGAACGACGCCGCGGCCGTGACCGTGAGCGGCGCGCCGAGGAAGACGTCGAGTTCACCGCCCGATTCCACGAGGCGATCACGGAAATGTTCCCCGGTTGTCCGCCGGACCGGGCACGGGCCATCGCCGAACACGCCGGCCAACGCGGCAGCGGCCGGGTGGGCCGCTCCGCCGCCGGCCGGGAACTGGCCGAACGAGCGGTGTTCCTCGCCGTCGTCGCCTCGATCCGGCACCTGGACACCGAGTACGACGACCTCCTCATGGCAGGCATGGAACGGCAGGCCGCCCGCGACCGCATCCACTCCACCATCGAAGCCGTGCTGGACCGCTGGCGAGCCTGA
- a CDS encoding CGNR zinc finger domain-containing protein, with translation MTPGTRVLVSAQGERYRFDPGSLSLELMLTGGPGPYERYEIAHTPSDLAEWFTGSRLALTAPLTDVRIKSAELAALKELRATLHRVAPALARGGTPSDEDLALLNGATEATPRPLVDPKTRRLAWAPPVTGDQLLGAVARDAIGLVAGERSGRVRECSADDCSLLFFDTSRSGNRRWCSMERCGNRAKIRAYRARTETA, from the coding sequence ATGACTCCGGGAACAAGGGTGCTCGTCAGCGCCCAGGGTGAGCGCTATCGATTCGATCCGGGCAGCCTCAGCCTCGAACTCATGCTGACCGGCGGTCCCGGCCCCTACGAGCGTTACGAGATCGCGCACACCCCGTCGGACCTCGCCGAGTGGTTCACCGGCTCCCGGCTGGCACTGACCGCTCCCCTGACCGACGTCCGCATCAAGTCCGCCGAACTCGCCGCGCTCAAGGAACTTCGCGCCACGCTCCACCGCGTCGCGCCCGCCCTCGCCCGTGGTGGAACGCCGTCGGACGAAGACCTCGCCTTGCTGAACGGTGCGACCGAGGCGACCCCGAGGCCGCTCGTCGATCCGAAGACACGGCGGCTCGCCTGGGCACCGCCCGTCACCGGAGACCAGCTCCTCGGCGCCGTCGCCCGCGACGCCATCGGGCTCGTCGCGGGCGAACGGTCCGGCCGCGTCCGCGAATGTTCCGCGGACGACTGCTCTCTGCTGTTCTTCGACACCTCGCGCTCGGGCAATCGCCGCTGGTGCTCGATGGAACGCTGCGGCAACCGCGCCAAGATCCGGGCCTACCGCGCGCGGACCGAGACCGCCTGA